TCATGTAATTAAGAGATAAAATCCTTTTTATTGAGAaagtgataaaggaaattgaacaattaaaaaaatggatattATGTGTCCTTTAATAAGCCATGacataaattcttttaaatttgaaagaaTGCAAAGAAAGTCAAGGAGTACGTAGAGAACTGGACACCTAAGTtatctatttcaaaataattagcaAAACTATCTCCTGGAGTGTTTTGGAAAACAGCAAGTATACCTAGTAAACCCATAAATTTGGCTAAAGAGATGTctagaaagactgaaaaaattaATCAACTTCTTTAAATGCCTCTGATAATATATGAGAAAAGagataaactaaaaaagaaattattcagtTGTAGAAAAGAATGTAGACAAAGCATAGAGTGCCCAGGATAGACTTCCCAGCTAAGAAAAAATTCAAAGGTAAACAATGGCCTCAGAGCAAAGAACAAAACATGGACAGTAAAATGCATTCTCAGGGTAAAGAAGTAAAAACTGTAGCTATAGATCCTTTTTTAAGATCTCAGAAAGATGTCAGAGCACTCCTCATCAACTGTCTTTTGCTAGGCAACCCACATCAGCCTCATAGGTGGCCCAAGGTAGATAAGGACTTGTCTTGGAATGAAATGTGGGTGTGGATTTTGCTTAATGGAGTGAACACCCAATAAAATCATAAGCAacttaacagagagagagagagagaatgaatctgTGCTATTAGAAGCACAATGAGCTTAGACTAAAAGGGACAGACACAATTCAGAATGAGAATTCTTGATACCCTCAACCTGTGCACACCAGAAACACGTTAAGAAAGCTACTCACCGACAAACACGGACCATTTACTTTAAGGAAGATAGGGTGACTCAGAAGGCTGAAATAATATACCAGAGGTCCAATTGGTGACCCAGACAATGGGAATGGGCTCTAACCAAGGAACTGGAAGCATGTGCCCAACTGAATTTTAGAATTACTGAAGACTGTTCCTTTTCTTGAATAGAATTGTCAATTAAGGCCATCCTATACCTATCTCAATATTGTATGTAAGATGCAAGAAAGGCAGATAGCCAGTCTTTTTATTTCACAGGTCTTCTGATTAAGAGGAATAAAACTCAAGGAAATGCACCTGAAGAGTCTCTTCTATACCTAGACCTAATTAAGATGACAAAGTCCTAGATGTTCATACATTACTATAAAGAAATAAGAGTTTAATGGTCTTGGAAGGAGATAAATGTACTTGTTCATGTGAGACGAATGTAAATATCATCTGTCCAGAGGACTATGGTAGATTAAAGACAGCTACAAATCCTTCACACTTCTTTCATTGAgagattcttttttccttctctgtgaaccTGGTCTGGCCTATGGTTGCTCTGACCAATGGAATATCACAGAAGTGATGCAGAACTGATACTATACCCTGGCATGGGCCTAGACTTTAAGAGGACTGGTGCTTCTACTACTGTCTCTTATAAACGTGAGCCACAATGTAAGAAATTAACTACTAGACTAGAAATCTGCCAGGCTAGCTATGTGGAACAGTTCTGAAAAAGGTGACGGGGGATGGCGAGAATAGGGAATGGGAACCAGCCAACAGCCAGTAGTTCCAAACAAGCCACCTCAGTTGCCCTGGCCAATTCAGCTGATATAATGAAGAAATAAGCCCTATTGTCCCCTGTCTAGATCCTAGTGCCTTAGAATTGTGAGATAAAATGATGATAAATGATTAAATGTTTTCAGCCACTAAATTTTCATGTAGGCTGTTATGCAACAGTGGATAACCAGAGCACATATATATGAATTAATAATGTGCAGATGTTGTCATTTTTGCTGGAACCCAGGAcaggccaccccaaaatgtgcctCCATGgcatattattttgaatttaagttacttaagaaatggcTGATATACGAGAGACACTTTGACACTCCACCCCCCAACCCCGTCTccctgaaaggaagagaaaaatctctcatatgaaaggtgccctccctgcatctggaggtAGAAGGATACTTTCATCACCACAGATTGGGAATTCTGACCAAGAAGTCTTATAAACAAACCTTATTACTTTAATTGACTACCCAAAGTCCAAACTCTAAGGGTCTTCACCAATTGAACACCCAAAGCCTAAGTTTCTTCGTCTAGTCAATTTCTCAtgaatttattatataaaaagtataaaagctgcctgctttggctaCTTCTTAGGTGCCATTTCTATGAGACCTCTGTGCACAagaattaaaatgtgtttctttttctcgtTAAATCTGGtttgtgtcaattttattagtCTAGCCATAAGAACTCAAAGAGGGGTAGGGGGGAAAGTTTCCCTCTCCCAGACCCTTGCAAAGAGCACACAATTATCACTGAAGGTGAGAAATACTTAATAAAGGACTATTTTCTACTCCCTATCACTGTCAAGCTTATTTATTAGAGTCCAATAAAAACGATTCATGAGAAAAGATGCCTTGTTAACCACGTACTTCATCACATAATTATATCTGTGTATAAACTTTTGTCCATAATTAAAACTGGGTGTTTAGATATACAGTGGAAAAGTCACAAAATGATGTTATAGTCACGAACTTTcactttgaaaacaaaagaaagaaaaactgatacATAGTTGTTCCTCAGGCAGTTTCAGCTCTGAAAATAGTCCGGGCGAATTGAACTTTCTGGTGTCTCTAAGCAGTCACACGCGGAGGACAACTGACAAAGCGGAGGAGCTTCGGCCAGAACAAACCCGAAGCAACCGTTATAGCGCGTGGATCACTCTCACAGCCTTCCCAGACTGCAGCTTTCCCAGAATTCAGTTTGCAGGGCACAGGCTGAGCTCTCAAACGCCATGAGTTACAGTCGCCCTCCTCCCAACGTGGATGCCATGATCTCCCTCAAGGTGGACAACCTGACCGATCGCATCTCGCCCAACATCCTGAGGCGCATCTTCGAGAAGTATGGGCCCATCGGTGATGTGTACATCCCGCGGGATCGCTTCACTAAAGAGTCCCGTGGCTTTGCCTTCGTCCGCTTTTTCAACAAGCGCCACGCCGAAGAGGCCATGGATGCCCTAGATGGGATGGTGCTGGATGGCCGTAAGCTGCGAGTGCAGATGGCACACTACCGTCGCCCCCCAGATCTCCACCACGGCCTTAGCCGGGTAACTCCTCCCTACAGGCTCGAACACCAGAGCTGCAGCCCAAGGCTTCGTCACCGCTCTCGTTCCGATACCAGGAGCCAATCTCGATCTCATGGCCAATCTCGCCTCAGCCACTCAAAGTCTCCGTTTCGCTCTCATGACCGATCTCCATCAACCTCTACATCCAGATCTACTAGAAGTTCCAAGTCCAAGTCCTCATCGGGGTCCGGATCTTCCTCAGTGACCACCCCCAGGTCTAAGTCCAGAAGCCCACCACTAGAAAGACAGTCCAACTCCTGATCGCAAGAGAAGAATCCATACAAGTTTCCTGAAGAGGAAGGAGCCATGCCCTATTAGGATAAGTCATTAGCAAGCAACTTGAGgactgggggggcggggggagagcaACATTCTTGGTTGACCAGAGTCCTTGAAATAAGCCACTACCTGTTGAAAAGGttattctttaacatgttgtgtaactttttgcttgttttaagtTTTGCCTTCAGGGGTTAacattttaaatggtattttgttGCTGTTACTCAATTATCTTTTAAGTTAGTGAGGTGAACAACTTCAAGTTATTGGTTTGAATATTTGAGGTAAAATTTCACTTCTCTTTGTATACTGCTTTTTATTTGAAAGTAAACAGACTGTTAATCTAATTTGTGGCctcctgactttaaaaaaaaaaaaaatgtgcagccTTTTCCTGTTGAGTAGTCAGAAACTGCCGTGATTGACGCAACATTGccatcattcttttaaaaataaagagccaCTTAAAGTTACTGTTAATTTACTTTTGGATTTAAATGGTAATCTGGACCTGCATTGGTATAaaaacatttacaatgaaaaaaaattattgttttgaAGGATTATTTATCAAACATAGTTATAATCTCTTATGTATTTTTGTGCACTAGACACAGGTGTTTAGCAGTTGAGTAATGCTGGTTAGCGGTTAAGGTGGTGTTTTGTAGTGCAGAATGCTTGgctatttcatattttctcctgATTGCTCCTATATAAAgacactgtgctgtgcagaaATAAATGGTTACCCAGTTTATTAAAAAGCCTGACAATTTCACGTTCAGTCACCcaggccttgtgtgtgtgtgtatgtatatatatatataaaaaacagagcATACAGCGAAAACATCTAGCAggtatatttaaaagtaaatacacctttattttttcctttctctcctaaAGTGGTAAATCTGATTGTCTTCATTTAtgaatttaaatgtgaaaaatgttaaGAAGGAAATGATTTGTAACTTTCTAAGTGTTAATAacattttgtatctttttgtttattcatataCTGTACTATAACTACCtcctgaaatttaaatatttttcctgttttaaaaattaaaatttgttgtgattatattctcatttataaaattgtgAAACAAAAAGATATTGGAAGTCATCCATCTTAAATGTCTtatacacaaaaattttaaaacaactgaGTACCAACCTTCAGAGATCCaaggtataaatattttaatgtagtaAGCTAAAATCAAAGTCACACACATCTGCAATTATATTATGGCTTTGATCCCCAAGCTGGGTATGACTTTACCTGGGCTCTGCTCTGAATCTTCCTGAATTGTCTTCTATGGCCCAATACTCCATTTTAACTTACTGGCTTTGAATTAATCTTGTGGAAGACAGTTATTCCTAGCTTGGCTTTGGAATTTGGATCTGCTCTGATTCCCTTGCTTCTCTTTTAGCTCAGCATTGCTGGTACTAACTCTAGCCCCACTCAACATTTCCCCTTTACTTCATGGTTGCCAATACAACACTCTGGTTCagacattattttcttctttttttccagttttttattCAAAACAATTGACACATCGCTGTGTAAGCTTAAGGCATGCAGAATGATGGTTTGAtgtacatatattgtgaaatgatcactacaGTAGTTTCAGCTAACATTCATCTTATATAGAtacaacaaaaagaagaaaagaaaggaaaaaatttctccttgtgatgagaatacttaggatttactcttaacaacttCCCTATATATAATACAGCAGCGGTAGTTATAGTCATGTTGTACGTTATAGCCCTAGTACTtattatcttataactggaagtttgtacctttgaccacTTTTCtctaattccccctcccccactccccactcccctgcttctgcctttggtaaccacaagtctattCTCTTTTTCAATGAgcttgctttttcagttttttaggtttgtttttttttaatattccacatataagagagataatacagtatttgcctttctctttctgacttacttttaTTTCCTATTGCCCAATTCTCTTTACCTGAGAAACTGACAAAATCAAACTTTGAAAAATAGATTAAACTTTCACATATGAGAGTTTAAGAAAGTGGAGTCTAGAGAGATTAAATGATTAGGCAAATAATGTATTAATGATTGGACTTCAACCTAGGTCTCTAAATTCTCATCCCAATCCTCTTTCCTGGATATTGAATTGCCTTTAAGTACACTGAATTGAAATGATGTTTGGCAACATCAACTGTGATATTTAGGAACAAATATTAAGAACAAGactttaaagtatacaataaCTATGATGTTGTAGGAATTCAAAGTTTGAGAAGTACATTCAAACTGCAGAGGAACTTTCAAACCTTAAGTGAAACAGACCTATTACTAGTATCCAGAAACTACACTTAAGCAAATGGTTATTAACCTAACCAAACATCTGTTTAAACTTCTAAAACAcatcacacatatatatgtgcacacacatataagCACACAACTACTCACACTGATTAAAACTTTGCTAAACATAGGTATCCTAAAAATCCCACCAGGGAACTAATTGGTCACATAATATTATGTTATTCTTTATTAAGGTATCAGTGAAAGACATTTTAGTTCCCACCAGTACCATTCTGTTTCTTAATATAAACCAAATGTTCAGTGGTACTTGATTTCAGGACACTTTCCATTCACTTGAGAATAttcatttaagaatattattgGGCGAAGGTATCAGAATACATTGTATAATAtatgaaacacacacaaaaatagggACATTTTGAAAGGACCTCATGGTACAAAAGAGTAGGAAATTTATCCACAATATTAATTATATGCCATAACCTCATTTTATTCATATCAAATGAAAATGACTGCTCATTTCTTTCAACTAAACTACACATAATTTCAACAtcaaataaatacttattaaacaaATACATGACAGAAGAAGtctgctttcttattttttcataaaaactAAACTCAATCAAACACAAACTGTATAAACACGTTACCTTCAAAGAATGGACAAAAGCAGGTAAGTTTTACATTGGAACTTTGttataaattatttgttttttcttccagttttatggaGATACAATTGACATGTAGCACTGTcaaagtttaaggtatacagaaTAATGATTTAACTTATGTTGGGCAgcagaaattttcctctacccttctaggtctttctggctggtctaagaattaaattcaCATGAGACAtattaataggagaaaatcaaacaaaatttaatAACATGTACATATGGGAGCaatccaggaaaactgagtaactgaAATGGCTGAAAAGCTCACCTCAAATACCATCTTTAGCTAATGAccaaagaggatgttgggggtagTGGTTTGAGACTTCAAAGGGGAACAAGGCAATTTATatgaagatggaaaaacaaatgtttggtaaatgGGCAATGTAAAGACAATAAGACACAGAGTGGTCTCTGATCTCTAGGCCCTGCTGAGTTTCCCCTGCCACAACTAGTCCACATTCTTTGCAGGtatctctggtgatagctctacTGGGGAATAGGCCCTCTATCTAAAATGTTTTTAGGCACTTAGGagcaaggtcaaagtttcttcctgagaCATTTGGGCCTAGATtttcttcagctcaaaataatctgcatGTCAAAGAAACATTTTGGGTTGGCAGGTTTTGCTTGCCTACACTTACATGCataatgaaatgattaccacagtaagtttggtgaacatctatcatctcaaatagatataaaataaaaggaaaaaactatcttttccttgtgatgagaactcttagaatttactctcttaataactTTCATATACAACATACAGCAGtcttaattatattaatcatgttgtactTTACTAAATCCCtatacttatttatcttgtaactagaagtttgtaccttttgactaccttcatccaattccctctACCCACttctgataaccacaaatctgatttctttttctatgagtttgtttgtttgttgaagtATACTTGACCTATAAgactatgttagtttctggtgcacaacacagtgattagATATTTCTATACCCTACAAGAtgatcaccaaaaaaaaaaaaaaaaaaatgatcataatACATCTGTCATCATACAAAGATAATACATtattactgactatattccccatattgtacatttcatccccttgactcatttattttgtaactagaagtttgtaccacTTTATCTCCCTCACCTATGTCACTCATCCCCTGACCTTTTCCCCTGTGTCAAATTAGTTTTTGACATCTGATTAGATCACCAATCATATCACTCTCCTGTTAACAGCTATTAGAATCTTTCCAAACATAAGTGGCAGAAATCTTTCACaaacttatatataaaaatgaaatacataggTTTACAGATCTAAAAATCCTAAGGCACATCTAGTTTCAGGTATTTCTCAAAATTTTTCTTGTTatcttgctctttctctctctgtctttgttttcttctctttatgtCAGTTTTCCTCATTCTCAGGTACATAACATAGCCACACGCATCTTTAGGTTTATATCCTACCAGCTTAGCAACCAAAGTGGAAAGTGATTTCTCATTTTCAGTAGTTCTAGCTAACATCTCAGACGTAACTTTTAAATGTACTTTTGGTTACATGCCCATGCTTAAGCCAATTACCATAACCAATATGAGATATGCCAATTGGACGTGGCTGCATCATGTGTCCATTCCTTTAGGCATGGCAGTGAATTCAGCTAAACTTAAACCAACTGGACTAAGATTGGAGAATGGGTTTTCCCCCATGAAAATCAGGATGCCATTAGCATAAGTTGTTAAGTGGACACTAAGCAGGCAAAAACAAAATCTACTGCTTGTTCTCAAAAAATAGCAAAACATCTTAATCAGTGCCCTatttctcacattaaaaaaaaaaacacctcaattTATAGTTTGTGCCAATTATTCTTACTGGGATTAATTTCACAACATTTCCAAGCCAACCCCCAAACTGTGGCCACAGTTGCCCAAACAAGCCAAGGTCTTTCAAGTCTATTTATTCCGTCTGACAGCCTCTCTTTAACAACACATATCTGCCACTTCCTATCTATTGAAACTCGTAATTATATTTAAAGATTCAGATTTAAATACAGTATCTCTGTGAAACATTTCCCAACACCCATCAAATAATCGTCACACAGTTCTGTGTACTTATGTAATACTACATATATAAACctattataacatataatatacTGTATTTTGAAAGTTTCTATGTGGTGTTTCCCTCACCCAGAGTGTGAATTACTTGGGAGTACAAACTATTTCAATAACTGACATATCTGTAGTTGCTAGGATAATAACTGACAGTTTATGTTGGGTGGATTAATTACTAAATAAGTCAAATTGAATAAAGTCTCAAATTCAGTAGCCAAATGTTGTCTTTACATGAATAATTTGAATGTAGACCTCCCAAACAAGTGTTAAGTAGGGCTGGTAATATGAGTCCAGAAACTAGAGGTCTCCTTCAGATAGAATTGCAAAtgagtgttattttattttcagcaaaCATCCTGGCTGTACTCATTACAGTAGGCAAAATAACTATTATGAATCTGTTTAAAAAGTGCCTATGATGTCCTGGCTAGTTTTGTTTAAgtaatatttataacatttatgaGAAAAGAGGACAAGAATGAAACCAGGTGCTATCGTGGAGAAGGAATTCCCTGGATAAGCAGAAAAACTTGCCAAAGTTTTggtgttttctatttgtttgcttgtttgtttgtttgtttgttttaaacagaagaTTGAGGGATCATATAATGTAGATGAAGCCATTAAAAGTTAAAAGGGAGAAGACACACTAAAGAGATTCAACTAGGGCCCTGGTAAATTATCAAAAATTGTGGATTTTCTTAGTGAGAGTTTATGATTTGAGGAATTCATGAGGAGAAAAGACAGAGGTCCCTAGCCTGAATAAGCCTCCTGAAAGCCTGAGAATGGGCTCATGTCGCGGAAGCGAGTTTAAGGATGGTGTTCTGTACATTATAAACCCTCACAAATATCGGCTGGCTTTGAATGACGTGACACCTAACCTGAATCCAGCCTCTACTTAGTAACAAAGGGAAAGATAATGGATGCCTAGGAAATGCCTAGAAAGCACAGGATTGAGGCAGGTTCCAACCACTGTCTCACCAGAAGCTGTGGTACTGAGGTAAGGGAAAGAGAAGCGGGAGGAACATATGCGGCTGGGGATACGACTCAGTCGGATGCATATGCGGACACTCCAACGGAAGTAAAAAGTGAAGAAACGGAAATACGGTTCAACAGTGTGTCGTGAAATTCAGATAATTTTCCACTTTTCATCAAGATGCAGAACTATGATTCCAACGATGAAGGAGACGGAGCTTCAGCCCAGTTCAGAAGTCAGATGGACCAATTAGTTCGGGAAGAAGATTTCTACCGATTCGTAAATAATCTGAGTGAAGAAGATTACAAACTTATGAGGGATAACAATTTGCTAGGCATCCCAGGTGAAAGTACAGAAGAAGAGTTGCTGAGAAGACTTCAACTAATTAAAGAAAATCCACCACAAAAGTCAGATGAAAACACAGGTATATTTTGTTTCAGGGGGAATACAATGGGTTGAATAAGGAATTTTGTAATAGAAAGGACGGGCCAAAGATTATACACAAGCGGCATAAATTAATTTTGTAAGTAACgtctgattgaaaaaaaaaaaaaaaagaactggcatTTACTTGATTTTTGGTGAGAATGTCAAGGTTTGTTTTTTCCCTGATTCACACTTGGGTCTTTAATTGGGAAACAGTGCAAAATAGTCTATTggtatttttcttggtttttccaCTTCAATTAAAAGTCCCTCCTTCTTCCTGAATTATCTTCCAAATAGATgtgtaaaaaagcaaaaagaaatatttcatattctaatcaagtggttctcaactgggggaaattttgccctcccccaccccaggggacaTTTAACAGTATCTAGAAATAAGTTTGGTCACAGGTGAGGCATGGCTGTTACTAGCatctagtgggcagaggccaaggATGTTGCCAAATATCCTACAATGCAAGGATAGCTCCCCAAAACAAAGAATTGTCCAGCACCAAAATGTCACCAGTGCTAAGTctgagaaaccctgctctaaCCTCAGGTCTGATACCTTCTCTCCCAGTGTGAAGTAGAGAATTTTACTATCTAATGAAGAGAATACTATAATACTTTGGTTCTTGAATATGGTCTTCTGTGTACCATGCTAGGTTCATTCTATTCATTTAATCTGACCTTCAATTCAATGTCAATTCAGAATCTTGGTAACATTAAGTAGTATTCAAAGTTCAAATACTTTTAAACCTATAAAACTTGtttaagaatgtgaaaacaaatatatgtatgtatatgcatgactgggacattgtgctgtatgccagaaactgacacattgtaactgattgtaccaaaataaaaaaaaattttttaacttgtttataTTTGGGCAATaatcttacattaaaaaagtatgcatatttatatttattttttgattacaTAATAATCAAAAGCACTTAAGTCAAAGGCCTAGAAGTAGTAATGTTGGAGACTAATGAGAATTAGACAATAACGTAAATTGAACTAAAATACTAGCACTGTACCTTAACTAGTGTTTACTTTGTTTAATTGTATTAGTGTTTTGATGGTGGACTGAAAAAGTATTGTCCCTTGACATTCCTGCCATGTGGTACACAGGGCTGTGtatatgatgaaatattaaatTCCTCCagattctcttttaaaatttgttctaaGTTTATCTAGGATTAGCtcattcttttcagatggaattGAAACTTTCCTGCCTTTATTTATAAATCTAAACAGTGTAGTTTATAAAATACTAACACTATAAATGTCAAATTGATTTAAAACATCTGAGTATTTAAGTtctcattttttgtttgcttctgaaACAAAGTTTCAGAGTGCTATTTTATGATGGTTCTAATTTTGATAGTTTCTTTATGCCCCccttgttttgttgttattgttgttaacaGGTATAGAAGACTCTTCAGATGATATGTCTAGTGATGACTCCCTAATATACTTGCTTAACTGTTATGACGAAACTGAAGATGTGACAAGCgaacaaagagaaaatcaatCTTGGAGAGAAATGGGCCAGATTAATCCAAATAGTGATGATTTCAGATTCAATCTAGAAGTAAATTTTAACCTTAACAATGGGAGCCAAAATCCAGAGAATGAATATGTAGCATCTAGAGGAGAAAATATGGAAAACAGCCAAAG
This Camelus bactrianus isolate YW-2024 breed Bactrian camel chromosome X, ASM4877302v1, whole genome shotgun sequence DNA region includes the following protein-coding sequences:
- the LOC105081012 gene encoding serine/arginine-rich splicing factor 2-like — translated: MSYSRPPPNVDAMISLKVDNLTDRISPNILRRIFEKYGPIGDVYIPRDRFTKESRGFAFVRFFNKRHAEEAMDALDGMVLDGRKLRVQMAHYRRPPDLHHGLSRVTPPYRLEHQSCSPRLRHRSRSDTRSQSRSHGQSRLSHSKSPFRSHDRSPSTSTSRSTRSSKSKSSSGSGSSSVTTPRSKSRSPPLERQSNS